tttttatttttgagggGCGCTGTAATCTAAATTCTGTAGGTGTTGGTTCTTTTGATTGTTAATGAAATCCGTTTTTTACcaccaataataaaataaataaataaactatttcCGACCCATGCCACTCTTCGAGATGGGAAAAATCCacagaaaaaaaattgagctcATTCTGATTGGACCAAACTATTGATATCAATTTAAGAACGTAAaagttacttaaaaaaaatctcacatctGCGAATCATTTCCCAACCTGGCTCCATACAAAGTTAAATGCTGGAATATCACATATAACATCAGCCATGCGGTATGAACCCcctaccaaaacaaaaaatttctcagGCCATAAAGAGGTGGCGGCAAACAAGGCAACAAAAGATTTGAACCGGGCCACATGGGCGATAAACTGAATTAATCCAAAACTTAAAAGACACTGAATTTCTTCTATGTAGAAATATCACATATGTAAACTCCCAAAGAcataaaaacaagtaaaaacaaaacatagCACACACCACTGGTACGACACCCGGCATCCTCAAAATGATACAACCAAAAATATATGATTGTCAATATAAAGCAGATGCCAGCAATTGGAAAAATGGCTCAAGGACTCTCATAAATCTTTTGATAAGAAACTCTGCCAACAAGAATTCCCCAACAATCTACTCAAATgtatcatcatcgtcatcaggAAGGGGTTGACTAGCTGCTTGCTGCAACTCAGCCTCATGCCTGCGGAAATCACCGACAGATATACAAAGGTTTAAGATCCAAATTAATTGGAGACTCAAAAGAACTCATACCTAGTATGTAAAACAGAAATTTTATAGTTATAAAAGAAGGCTTACTGTTGCTGTGCAGCCAAGTCAATTTGCACTTCTGGGGGAGCCAGAGCAGGAGATTCAACAAAATGCAGATTAGCATCCCTACACCAACAAGCATATTGCATTATATTACTTAAAATGAACTCTGTAAAACTATAGGTAGGTTTGAAAGTAAAGGGGGGAAATAGCTTCTCTCCATCAGAAACTACAAGTTTTTACCCTGCTAGTTTCCTGGCAAGGTATAAGAAAGGCTTCTCAAAATTATAATTGCTTTTTGCTGATATCTCGTAGTACTGTAAATTCTTCTTCCGGTGGAAAGTAACCTGCTTTGCTTTGACCTGCCTGTTCTTCACATCAACCTTGTTCCCACAAAGAACAATTGGAATGTTTTCACACACCCTGAAAATCAGCAACACATGAAGTGGCAATGAGACCCAACAAAGCCCGAAGAAAGGCACTAAAACCTAACAGGTGAAAAGTTGGCATTTTTAAACATACCTGCAAAGATCCCTGTGCCATGTTGGAACATTCTTGTATGTCAGCCGGGCAGTAACATCAAACATGATAATTGCACATTGCCCATGGATGCTGCATGATGAACATGCTTTTTAATACAATAACCAAAACAGACACATTACATTTGCAAGATTCCAGAATCTGGTGATATTATcgaacacccaaaaaaaattttaaagggaaaaaattaaacaatatttttattcaaacaCAAAAGCCTTTTAACTCTTGTCGTTCATGAAGTCaagaataataattaaggaTTAAGACATGGACCTCGGTGATGGTGCTTTGAGCGGTTGGTAAATTCTCAACTGATCATGGTAAGCATGAAGAAGATTATGCATGCTTTAACTCATATGTGCATGTTAACAGGCAATCgatacaaaatttgagaaatTCATATTAACATACAAAGCTCATACAAAGCTCACATCAAGTTATATTGAACAATTTAATCAGCAAAAACGCCTCTAGCTTAGCAGGTTATAATTGCAAACAAAACCAAGAGCACGGTTACAGGATTACCATTCTTCACTTGTAATTCATATGCCTCAAAAGCAAATATTATtgtcaaaaaacaaagaaaatttgcCAAACTAAATTCACAGAATACTCACTAATATCCATCTCTAAGACCTCCAAATTTCTCTTGCCCAGCTGTGTCCCAGCAGTAGAAACGGATTTTCCCACAGTTAGTGAAAAAGTCCAAAGGATGAACTTCCACACCAATAGTTGCTGTATGTAAAAATGAATTCAAACATCAACAATGAATCAAAACTTAACAAagaaaccaaaacccacaaacaaatcacttCAACAATTCTTCTCTTAAAAGAAACTTGAGATAAAGTTCAAGATCATCGAACTTACGTTCATATTTTTTCTCAAACTCGCCGGTAAGATGCCTTTTCACAAATGTTGTTTTACCTGCAGTGTTCCAACAcattcaatttcattttcactacgcaaaaaattaaacaaaagatCGATTCGAAAAAATCCAATatgaattcccaaaaaaaaaaaaaactaaaaatcaaagCCAAATCAATTCATCAGTACCAACCTAACTGCACAAAATGGAATTGACAAAGAAAACCAAGATAATAATTTGCGATCTTGTTTAAACAAACAGTCCTATAAAATGGTAATAAACCCTTGAAATATAGATGAttaaggtttaatttttttgtttctcctaTCATTACATTTTCTCAGGAACCAAACAGATCTTGAGCGGTAAATCAAattaatgatgaaaaaaaaatattaccgGTTCCACCATCGCCAACAATAACAAGCTTGAAGCTTGGATACTCTACGGTCTGTTGGTTCGGCAAagcctacaaaaaaaaaaaaaaaaccacaaaaacccaaaaaatctgtaaatctaaaaaaatgcaaaacagctAATACATTTGGTttctaatataaaattaaaaactaaaacaatttttattttattttttaagagtgGCTTggaaaaatatgaaacaaaGAGAAGATCGAAGGCGTACCATATTTGAatttgtgttgttgttgttgtgagtAGTAGGGTGAGTGGCGCAGCTAGGAAATGAGAGAGAAGGAGCGTTGTGAGATTTTGTGAGGGGTTTTATATgtaaaatgtaatatatataataagaggagtttttTTGAATGGCCCTAGTGGTAGCTTCAAACTGACGCAGCTCTCTGGGCCGTCCGATTTCATTTCGGTCTCTTTCGATGATGTCCGCGTGTAGCCGACCTTATTGAAGAGctgtttcttttcctttttgtaacGGACATTCTGGAGTCTGATCTTTGCATGGATcaaggccgaaaaacagagccCAATAGCCAATAGTTTCTCCAAACAACTAATATCATCTTTGCTTAGAGCAATCGACAGCAGTGGTACTAAAAAGGTGAATTGGTATTTTTAGCACCTCAAATACCTAAAACTCATATCATTCTGCAGTAGTggagttagagcattcacagcagtTGTGGCATAATTTATGTCATTTTGCCATAACAAAGgcctattttattattttaccacatcattttacaatatctcatttatcagatgttctatcattcaattctatacattaaaataatatttacaactcATCAAACACAATCAACAGCCACCACACTGCTGCCAACAACCAACAGCCACCACCACACAACCACCATCTTCATCTACAACCCAAAACACAATTCAAAACAAACTCATAGCCCACCAACACCAAATCGGAagccccaccaccaccaccaccaccttaACCACAAACCCTGACAAACCCACCGCCTCCACACCCTCACCTACACCCACTTCCAAACCCAAAACTTTCATAATCCAAGTCAACTCAGACTCCAAACCCACCATCTTCATCGCTGTCATCGTCATTGCCATCAACCCAGACTCCGACCTCGTCATCACCGTCGTCGACACTGACATTACTCCCAACCACAAAAGCTTCAACAACCAACACAATAGACCCATACCCACCCACCGCCGACCCATCCATCGGAACCCATAGCCTAGCCCATCCGAACCCACCCACCTCTGTCGGAACCGAACCCAGCCAACACAATCTGAACCCACACACCATCGTCTAAACCCACCCATTGCCCAACCCACCcatcaaaccacaaaaaaaaaaaaaaaaaaaaaaaaaaaaaccattgctaGAGAGAGATCAGCGTGGAAGTGATCATCAATGTTGGCATCGGCATGGAAGAGCAGTGAGGGTTAGGGTTTAAGGGTGAGACTAGcggagagatgagagagaaagaggaataaaaaaattataaaagcatATGCCACATATGTCCGTACCGTGGCAAATTTGTGAGGATACTATAGcatgttaaaaattttataagatttggaacatctgataaaagggggtttttggtgtttagtgtgccaaatgtgccaaatatttggcatttggcataTTTAGCACATCTAGTGCGGATGCTCTTAtaggtaaaaattttacctcTTGTCTGTGCACTATAGCTCCAaagctaaaatatatatatatatatatatatatttttttttttttatttaacttttctctctcttttccattaaaatattatctttctctctctctcccttttacCTCTTCAGCTACGGTGCACAGCCATCTAtagctgtgcactgtagctccaaaaaaaaaaaaaaaaattatttaacttttctctctcttttccattaaaatattatctgtctctctctcttccttctctatcttttctctctttcttttcggCAGACTCAGAgtctcaactctctctcttccttctttatCTCTTCAGTATCTTTTATCTCTTCTTTTCATGTGATCAGCGATGGCGTGGGTTAGTGGGTCGACGATGGCGTGATCGGTGATGGCTGGTCTGGTTCAATGGTGGTCTGGGTttgatggtgggttttgtgCCTCTTGGTcttgtttcttctctctctcgatCAAGCTTAGATGGTGGGTTTGATGGTGGTTTGGGGTGCTAGTTCAATACTTTTGGTCTGAAAATCAAGCTCAGATTAGTTGGATTTTTGGTAGTGGTTGTGGGTGGTCTTGGCTTGCTAGTTGTTGTTGGGTGGTTGTTCTTGGTTGACAGTGGTTGTGGATTGTGCCGTTTGTGGTGTTTTTGTGGTAGTaggatttattattttattgtagtaaatatattattttattgtattgaaagttaaaatagatccatTGCTGCTGAATGTTTAGTAAAAtagtaggtaaaatagataaagtaactttttgtagtgtcaaataactaaaaaaatagctCCATTGCTGTGGATTTTCTTATACTTAAATATAACACAAATTCAAAAACTAGAATTACATCtccaatttgaattttatacccAAGGTGCTTCAAAAACAATGATGATGTTAACAAGTACCCTTAAGACATTTGTTTAATAGacaattttaaggaaaatttgatacaatttgtatgaaaaatataaaaagttataaaaaaaaaaaaccagttctttttttttttttcttataaaaaatttctaaaaataattttaaaatcaatacCTTTAAGtcatttgttaactttttcaaaaaatcattaaggAATAGAAAATTTTCATCAGCCTTTAAATCTCATGATGCCTCGTTGGGACTCCTTTAATTGGCATTGTGTCTTGTCTAGAGAAAGAGagcttgaaatttttaatttcccaACTTGATATATCTTGATTAAACAGTTGAGCCACTACTAAGAAATTGTTATGGCTCTCTTCCTCTCTAGGCTTTGGGGGGTAATGTATCCAAGCAtcataccaaataaaaatgttGCAACCACTTCCAACTTATCATAGGCATACACACTCCTTCAAcattagtttttcctttttccagaCTTTGCCACATCCAAGAGGCATTGGTGTCTGGGTTAATTAGAGCTCTACTTGGCTACTTCTTTATTTGAAATATCACCTCTATAGGATTGTGCAACTTATATTTACATTAAAGATCAAAATGGAATCCAAAAAGGGGAGAGGGGAGGAATACTCATGTGCTTAGAAGtttggaggaagagaaaagTATAGGGTAAGGGGGAGGAGAGGAAAGAAGAGGGGAAGGTGAAAGGACAAAGAAGATCTTGGCAACGACATATAGATTTATCACTGTCTACTTAAGCTATAGGTCATTACCTTAATTGGGTTCACTTGGTTATGAAAAGCTACACAATCATTTCATTTATCCTAGGCATGCTACACGTCGCGTATATTAAAGCGTAATTACACATCATCACTTGTATCCCGTGATTGGCCACAAGTGGAGTTAGTTAGCATTTCAGATTCTAGGCAGTGACTATGTGTTagaattttttactaaagtCGTTGCCCCTATTCATTTGTAAATATCTAAATCTTGATTGTGTGCATGCAATTAAGTCTCATTTCCATTAATAACAGATTACATCATTCCCTATTCTTCTCTACTTTCAAAACTTTGTcatttctatttctttctttttcgcGTACTCTATTTTCCAAAACCAAAGAATATGTTAACCCTTCCCCTTaattgaatgttttaaaattaaatagggGGAAAGAAAATAGATATCTCTTCCctttatttggatgttttaaaaattaaatatggcGAGAATAAATAAGAGAAATGGTTATTTAAATTGACAATTATGACTATATTTTGCTATTAGAGAAATAGATATTAATTGACATCATAagaacaaaattgattatttaaattttttaatgcaaCAGAAATTTAAAATGAACGATTTGTAGGGGTAAGACATCCCTCATACCCCCCCTTCCCCAACCCCTACTAatcttcctttaaaaaaaatccaaataagctTTCATTAAATTCTCCCCCATCTCCTTTCCTCTTCTCTCCTCATAAAAACACACTAATAAATtgaatcaaatttcaaatatttgatgcgtacttcttttttttggccgagTATTTGATGCGTATATACTTGAATAAcattcatttttctcatttatttggCTAAAGTACATATCACATAAGCACACTCACACTACCATATGGTATTGTAACAGTAATTACTATATATTACTTTTCCAATTATGCTCTAAACTCACACTAAAACCCACTGCTTCCTTAGAAACAAAATTACTCACTCATATAGTATGACTAGAGATCCAACATATCCAAGCCACTAAATATGTGTTTTAACACTAGCCTCCTTAGTACATACGCCGTGGGTGACGAACGCTCACCAGCTTCACATCATCAAGAACAGGTCCACATAGTGAAGAAAAGTCATCACTCCTCATGGTGTAAAATGTGCTGAAGAACATTATACGTGTTCGAGTAGAAACAGCCACAAACTTAAGCACAGCACGTTTAAACCCACCTTTTCCCTTTGATTCATAAGGCACTTTGACTGTGTCTCTACCAGCAAATGCCTCAACAATCATGGACCCTTCACAAGAGTTGCTAGCATCTCCCACAGCAAAAGTGAGAGTGTAGGTTTTTCCAGGAACGGTTCTGACTATTTGTGCAATGGCACTTTCTTTTCCAGCTACAAGTTCCACAGCTCGTTTTCCTTCGGGTACTGAGAAATGGTTCGAGTCTATGTACTTGACGGCTTTGAGGGATTCAACCATCCAACCGGGTAGTGGGGAGTGATCATCCTCAATGTTTGGTGGGATAAGTACACCCCAAGATGTGTTGGGGAACACATACGGTCCTTCTTCGAAACCATAATTCTTCAATAGGTTTGCTACACAATTACAACCTCAAAATAAGTTAAGTATCCAATGAATTAAGCATAAATTTGAAGAGTgtttaacgtttttttttttttttttttgctatggaGGTTTAATGTTAATTCTAAAACCAACAATAAAGTTATCAGAATTTGtgctttttatttgttaataattaGAGTAAAGTACACTTTCCGAATTTTAGTCCTTTAAGTATTAAATTGTTGTCATCTTAGCCCTTTATGTTCAATCATGTTTTCATGTTGGCcatgtttttcatttctattaataATCTAATCGTTAAGTGTCTTTTAGATTCAACTATTTCATGAAATACTAGGTCTAAAATGGTATGAAATGTCTAAATATCATTCTTgtagacaaatatatatatatatatatatatatataaatatattatgcaCGATCAAATCACTAACAAAATGAACTGTAGGACCATATGAAAATGCAATTATATGTGAAgagttaaaatgaaaattttgaaaaattaatggtcaaaatgaaaacaaactcAAAGTTGTAGGGCCAAAGATGTACTTTATTCTAATAAATactatttccatttttttttgttggtcctattaaaaaaattcatactttttaagtgatatttttaaaaatattttttaataaaacataaattttctaaaattatcatCTTTAATTACACTTAAATAgagacaataaaaaataaatgggaaaagttgttacaattttttttttttttatatataatttatttgttacaaCGAGTGGAATGAGGGATTCCCCTCCTCTGAAAGATCCACACCAACAACACTATTAAGTAACCAGGCTCTTGACAGAAAAGTTATTGACATTGGTTTCTAATCACATAAGACTATAAGAGCTAGATTAAATCTTTTACAGTCACCTCTAtccttattatttttaataaaaaagagcatAATAACTtagaacagagagagagagagagagagtaaatttAAGGATTTGTATGGATTTTATTGTGTGTACAGAGTATGGCATAGTTATAAGATCTACATTTGAAGATTTGCGATCTTAAATCAAGGCGAAAAAAATGGCATCCACTCTGTCTATATATACTaacatttaatatatatgatgtatttaAAGTAATGTCTATCCAAGAACAGGGGACCTAATAAATGATAGGAACATTTGCATGCTTCTCATTAAATCCATTGAGGTAAAGTGAAGGACAATAAGAAGTGGTCCTATAGGATCTCAATGCATCAAAATTTAGCTCAAAATGGAGACACCTAATATTCAAAATTGAATAGAGAATAAtaaactctctctcacacacaaataTCAGATTTTAATAGTAAACTATGCACCAAACAATTTTCTGTTGTCTTTATTAAAGTTAGGGCCTATGGACctcttttttcccctctccttATGTAGCCTCTTAAATTATGTAAAAGTCTAGGTACCCATGTGAGTGTATATGTGCAagtgcaacatgtttctttcTAGCTATGTAAATTTAGGAAAGAGGTACTTACTGTTGGTGGGTCTAGGAGGGTACAAAGCTCTAATTGCAACAGAGTCAATAAGTGGTCCACAAGCTGGGTCTTCCTCCACACCAGGATTATGAATTACAATATCAGCAACATCATAATCTGCTTGGAAAGCCCAGGCATATGAGTCCCATCCATTACTGCTATACAATGTTTGCATTGGCAACACACCAGAGTCTGGTGCCACCGACACATTCAGCTTCTCCTCTTGAGCACAAGTGCGAGCTGCACTAAATGTAAGGGAATAGTACATTCCCTTAATCACTTTGATTCTTTGCTTGATTGATGCCTCATTTCCAAGCCTAACTGCATAGGCTCCTGCTGGTACCACTAGCAACATGTCCCCTTGCTTCTGCCCTGATTTTATGTACTCCACAAAGCCTGAAATTTCCCATTTTGGTACGGCGTAGCGGCCTAAAACTACTGTTCCATTCAATTCCGACTGCTTTGGTCCATACTCGAAGTCTCCATTGGGTAGTAATCCTGCATAAATCAATGAACAAAGGATTTACTTTAGGAAA
This DNA window, taken from Quercus robur chromosome 2, dhQueRobu3.1, whole genome shotgun sequence, encodes the following:
- the LOC126712988 gene encoding GTP-binding nuclear protein Ran-3, with the protein product MALPNQQTVEYPSFKLVIVGDGGTGKTTFVKRHLTGEFEKKYEPTIGVEVHPLDFFTNCGKIRFYCWDTAGQEKFGGLRDGYYIHGQCAIIMFDVTARLTYKNVPTWHRDLCRVCENIPIVLCGNKVDVKNRQVKAKQVTFHRKKNLQYYEISAKSNYNFEKPFLYLARKLAGDANLHFVESPALAPPEVQIDLAAQQQHEAELQQAASQPLPDDDDDTFE
- the LOC126712989 gene encoding uncharacterized protein LOC126712989, translated to MRRIAFLSVLFCATCHIALGLSIPDGLLPNGDFEYGPKQSELNGTVVLGRYAVPKWEISGFVEYIKSGQKQGDMLLVVPAGAYAVRLGNEASIKQRIKVIKGMYYSLTFSAARTCAQEEKLNVSVAPDSGVLPMQTLYSSNGWDSYAWAFQADYDVADIVIHNPGVEEDPACGPLIDSVAIRALYPPRPTNTNLLKNYGFEEGPYVFPNTSWGVLIPPNIEDDHSPLPGWMVESLKAVKYIDSNHFSVPEGKRAVELVAGKESAIAQIVRTVPGKTYTLTFAVGDASNSCEGSMIVEAFAGRDTVKVPYESKGKGGFKRAVLKFVAVSTRTRIMFFSTFYTMRSDDFSSLCGPVLDDVKLVSVRHPRRMY